Part of the Nocardioides perillae genome is shown below.
TGAGCGCCCGCGCCCGCCGGGCCCGGGCGCGACCCGGACATCCGTCGGGCGACCCGCGACGAAGGGGGAGTGACCGCGCGGCCCACCCGTGACAGGGTGGGCGCGCGGCAGCCGCGGCACGGTGCCGCGTCGACCGCACCAGGAGGAGACCGCCGTGCTGGGCAAGACGAAGAAGCCGACCGCGACCCACGACGAGACCGAGGGCGCTGCGGCCCCGCAGACCCGCGCCAGCCGCACCTCGCGCCCGCGCCCGTCGATCGACGTGACGGCCGCCGCCGTGCGCACCCGGGTCGCGCAGCTGCTGTGGCTGGTCGCGGTCGTCGCGGCCCTCTTCCTCGCCGTCGGCGCGCTGCTGGTCGCTCTCGACGCCAACGAGGCCAACGACCTGGTCGACTTCGTCGTCTCCGGCGCCGGGGTGGTCGACCTCGGCATCTTCTCCCGCGAGGCCGGCGAGGGGATCTTCGACTTCTCCGGCGACAACGCCGACACCAAGCGGGCCCTGGTCAACTGGGGCATCGGCGCCGTCGCGTGGCTGGTCGTCGGCAAGCTCGTCGAGCGCGTCGTCCAGCCCTGACCGACGCCCGCCCGGCCTGCCCGCACCACCCGTCGTACGCCTGCGGGGGCCTGTGACGTGAGCCACCGGTCGCATCCGTTCCGGTGCTCGTGACTCGCGGGTAGCCTCGCAGCACACCCGACTGCACAGGAGGGGCCTCCCCGGCCAACTGCCATGAACATTGTCGTTTGCGTGAAGTACGTGCCCGACTCGACGGGCGACCGACACTTCGAGGACGACGGCACGGTCGACCGTGTCGGCGTCGAGGGTCTGCTCTCGGAGCTCGACGAGTACGCCGTGGAGCAGGCGTTGCAGCTGAAGGAGAAGCGCGAGGGCGAGGACGTCACCGTCATCGCGCTGTGCGTGGGCCCGGAGAAGGCCACCGACGCCGTCCGCAAGGCGCTGCAGATGGGCGCCGACAAGGGCTACCTCGTCTCCGACGAGGCCATCGCCGGCTCCGACTACCTCGCCACGTCGCTGGTGCTCGCCGAGGCCGTGAAGAAGGTCGGCGAGACCGACGGCCAGGTCGACCTCGTGATGTGCGGCATGGCCTCGACCGACGCCTCCGGCTCGGTCGTGCCGGCGATGCTCGCCGAGCGCCTCGACCTGCCGCAGCTCACCTTCGCCGCCGTGGTGGAGAGCCAGGGCGACCAGGTGCGCATCAAGCGCGACTCCGACACCGCCACCGAGGTCGTCGGCGGCACGATGCCGCTGGTGCTCTCGGTGACCGACCAGACCGGCGAGGCGCGCTACCCCTCCTTCAAGGGGATCATGGCGGCGAAGAAGAAGCCGCTCGAGACCTGGTCGCTCGCCGACCTCGGCGTCGAGGCCGAGAAGGTCGGGCTGTCGGTGGCGTGGTCGGCCGTGGAGGACACCACCGCCCGTCCGCCGCGCACGGCCGGCGAGATCGTGACCGACGAGGACGGCTCGGGCGCCAAGGCGCTCACCGACTTCCTCGCCGCCAAGAAGTTCATCTGAGCAGGACGAGGAGAAGACATGTCTGAGGTCCTGGTCGTCGTCGACCACGTCGACGGCGCGGTCCGCAAGCCGACCCTCGAGCTGCTGGCCCTCGCCAAGCGCATCGGCGAGCCCGCCGCCGTGTTCTTCGGCAGCCCCGACAAGGGCGCCGAGGTCGCGAGCAAGCTCGGCCAGTTCGGCGCCGAGAAGGTCTACGTCGTCGACGACGCGCAGATCAAGGGCTACCTCGTGGCCCCGAAGGCCGAGGCCCTGCAGCAGCTGGTCGAGAAGACCAGCCCCGCCGCGGTGCTCTTCGTCTCCGGCTACGAGGGCAAGGAGGTCGCCGGTCGCCTGGCGATCAAGCTCGGCGCCGGCATCATCACCGACGCCGTCGACGTCGAGGCCGGCCCCGAGGGCCCGGTCACGACGCAGTCGGTCTTCGCGGGCAACTACACCGTCAAGGCGAAGGTCACCCACGGCACCCCGCTGATCACGGTCAAGCCCAACTCCACCTCGCCGGAGGAGTCCGGCGCGGCCGGCACGGTCGAGGAGTTCGCGGCGACCATCAGCGACGGCGCCAAGAAGGCGCAGATCGTCGCCCAGCAGCCCCGCAAGTCCTCGGGTCGCCCCGAGCTGACCGAGGCGGCCATCGTGGTCTCGGGCGGTCGCGGCACCGGCGGCAACTTCGAGCCCGTCGAGGGCCTCGCCGACGCCCTGGGCGCGGCGGTCGGCGCCTCGCGCGCCGCGGTCGACTCGGGCTGGATGCCCCACACCTTCCAGGTGGGACAGACCGGCAAGACCGTCTCGCCGCAGCTCTACGTCGCCAACGGCATCTCGGGTGCGATCCAGCACCGCGCCGGCATGCAGACCTCGAAGACGATCGTCGCGGTCAACAAGGACGAGGAGGCGCCGATCTTCGAGCTCGTCGACTTCGGCGTCGTCGGCGACCTGCACAGCGTGCTGCCGGCCGCGACCGAGCAGATCACCGCGCGCAAGGGCTGAGCCCCGCACCACCTCTCGAGACCGGAAGTCCCCGTGCACCTGGTGCACGGGGACTTCCGCTGTCCCGGGGGTTTGCTCACCCACCGGCACGCGCTCGTCAGCCGGGCAGGTCGACGTCGCACCCCGGGCCGCAGCGGCGCGGGCTGCCCTGCCAGCCGCGGCACCGCAGGACGCCGGCGACCACCGCCGCCAGGCGGCACGGGGTGAGCACCGTGCCCCACCGCGCCCGCAGGGTCAGGTCGCCTCGCGCCGCGCTCGCGAGGTCGCGCTCGAGGTCGCGCCACTGTGCGGCAGCAGGGTCGTGCCCCACGCGTCCGTCGAGCTCGACCCGGACGTCGTAGGCGTAGCGGACGTCGCAGTAGGTCACCGCGCCGGAGGCCTCGTCGAGCGTGCGCACCTGCCGCGCGCCCTCCGGGAGCCCGTGCGCACGCTCGACGTCGCGCAGGTAGCGGCGCTCCAGTGCCGAGCGGGCCCCTGCCGTGACGTCGCCGACCACCTCGGCGAGGAGCGCGCGCCGCGGGAGCCGGGTCATGGTGGCGAGGGTGGCGGCCAGCCGCGCGCCGGTGGTGCGCCGGCTCTGCACGACGTCGCCGAGCACCGCGGCCGCTGCGTCGTCCGTGCGGCACGCGGACGCCGCGGTGAGGGCGGCGTGCTCGAGCCGGGTGCGCGGAGGGTGGAGGCCGTCGCGCACCTGTGCTGCCCAGTCACCCAGACGTCGTACGCGCACGTCCGGCGCCGGACGTGCCCGCCGTGCCGCCGGCACGACCACGTGGACGACCCCGTCGTCGCGGTCGAGGAAGAGCCCGTCGGCCCGCAACGACGACCACCCCGAGAGCGCGGCCGGCGCGTGGGCCAGGACCGCTGCCCAGGCGCGCTGCTCTCGGGTCGGCGGACCGGTGTGGTCGACGAAGACGCCCGGGTGGATGCGCGCCCACTCGCGCCGACGCAGCTGCCGCGCGACGTGCACGTCGCCGAGCCCGAGGTCGCGTGCCTGGCGGCGGCTGACCACACCGGCCTGCCGCGACTGCAGGGCTCGCAGCCCGACGAGGTCCGCTTGGTCCACCCGAGAAGGGTGCCGCGAACCGCTCGGTCGTGCGCCCGGCCTGGGGTGAGCCTGTGGACGGCGGCGACACCGGACGTCCCTGTGCACCAGGTGCACGGGGACATCCGCTGTCTCCGCCTCGGCCACCGGGCGGCTCGCCCGGTCCTCACCGTGGACGGTCGCGGCCCGACCTCGCGCGGCAGACCTAGGCTCGGCACCATGGCTGAGACGGATGGCCCCGACGTCCTCGAGACCGCCCGGCGCGCGCGCGAGGCCTCGCGCGCGCTCGCGCTGGCGACCCGGCAGACCAAGGACGCCGCGCTCCACGCGATGGCCGACGCCCTGCTCGCGCAGGCCGCCACGGTGCTCGCGGCCAACGCCGAGGACGTCGCGCGCGCCGAGGAGGCGGGCACGGCGGCCGGCATCGTCGACCGGCTCCGCCTCGACGACGACCGGCTCGCGGGCATGGCGCAGGGCCTGCGCGACGTGGCGGCGCTGCCCGACCCCGTCGGCGAGGTGGTGCGCGGCGGCACGCTCCCCAACGGCCTCGAGCTGCGCCAGCTGCGGGTGCCCTTCGGCGTGGTCGGGATCATCTACGAGGCGCGCCCCAACGTCACCGCCGACGCCGCAGGCCTGTGCCTGAAGTCGGGCAACGCCGTGCTGCTGCGCGGTTCCTCGAGCGCCCGGTCGAGCAACGCGGCCGTCGTGGCCGTGCTGCGCGACGCGGTCGAGGGCGTCGGCCTGCCCGCCGACGTGGTGCAGCTCGTGCCCGGCGACACCCACGACTCGGTCAAGGCGCTCATGCGCGCCCGCGGCCTCGTCGACGTGCTGGTGCCGCGCGGCGGTGCCGGGCTCATCCGCAGCGTGGTCGAGGAGTCGACCGTGCCGGTGATCGAGACGGGGGTCGGCAACTGCCATGTGTACGTCGACCGCGCGGCCGACCTCGACAAGGCGCTCGCCGTCGTGATCAACGCCAAGACCCACCGCACCAGCGTGTGCAACGCCGCGGAGACGCTGCTCGTCCACGAGGACGTGGCCCACCAGTTCCTGCCCGTGGTCATCGAGGCGCTGCAGGAGCGCGGCGTGACGATCCACGGCGACGACCGGTTCTGCGAGTACGACGGCGTGGTGCCGGCCACCGACGAGGACTGGGCCGAGGAGTACCTCTCGCTCGACCTCGCGGCCGCCGTCGTCGGCGACCTCGACGAGGCGCTCGAGCACGTGCGCCGCTGGTCGAGCCAGCACTCCGAGGCGATCGTCACCGAGGACCAGGCGGCGGCGCGCCGCTTCGTCGCCGAGGTCGACTCCGCCGCCGTGCTCGTCAACGCCTCGACCCGCTTCACCGACGGCGGCGAGTTCGGCTTCGGCGCCGAGATCGGCATCAGCACCCAGAAGCTGCACGCCCGCGGCCCGATGGGGCTCCCGGAGCTCACCTCGACGAAGTTCGTCGTCACCGGCGACGGCCACGTGCGCTGACCGGCACCGACCGTCGGTGCGGCGGCGGGGCCGGACCCCCGGTATCCTCGACGCCATGCCGACGCTGACCTCCCCGCTCGTGACCCTCGCCGCCGAGGCCGGGCACTCCGAGCTGCCGATCCACCCCTACCTCATCGGCGCGATCACGCTCGCGGTCCTGCTCGCGCTGGTCATCGCCCTCGTCGCCTTCGGTGGCGGTCGCGAGCACTCCTGAGGTGCCGGCCGCGCAGCCCGCAGGTCCCGCGGCCGGGGCCCCTGCCGGCTCCGGGCCCCGTCGGGTGGGGGTCATGGGCGGCACCTTCGACCCCGTGCACCACGGCCACCTCGTGGCCGCCTCGGAGGTGCAGGCGTGGTTCGGCCTCGACGAGGTGGTCTTCGTGCCCACCGGCGACCCGTGGCAGAAGTCGGACCGCCAGGTCTCGGCGGCCGAGCACCGCTACTTGATGACGGTGGTCGCCACGGCGAGCAACCCCCGCTTCACCGTCAGCCGCGTGGACGTCGACCGCGCGGGCCCGACGTACACGATCGACACGCTGCGCGACCTCGCCGCGGCGATGCCCGACGCCGAGCTCTACTTCATCACCGGCGCCGACGCGCTGGCCGAGATCTTCACCTGGCGCGACGCCGCCGAGCTCTTCGAGCTCGCGAACTTCGTCGGCTGCACGCGCCCGGGCTACACCATGGACGACGCCACCCTGGCCGCCATCCCCGCCGACCGCGTGACGATGGTCGAGATCCCCGCGCTCGCCATCTCCTCCACCGACTGCCGCGAGCGCACCCGCCGCGGCGAGCCGGTGTGGTACCTCGTGCCGGACGGCGTCGTCCAGTACATCGCCAAGCACGACCTCTACGCCCGGAGCTGACACCGTGACCGCCACCGACCACGCCCTCGAGCTCGTGCAGGCCGCCGCCCGCGCGGCCAGCGACAAGCTCGCCCAGCAGATCGTCGCCTTCGACGTGAGCGAGCAGCTCGCGATCACCGACGCCTTCGTGCTCGCCTCGGCGAGCAACGACCGCCAGGTCAAGGCGGTGGTCGACGAGGTCGAGGACCGCCTGCGCGACCTCGGCGCCAAGCCCGTGCGCCGCGAGGGCCAGCGCGACGGCCGCTGGGTGCTCATCGACTACGGCGAGATCGTCGTGCACGTCCAGCACGAGGAGGAGCGCCGCTTCTACGCCCTCGAGCGGCTGTGGCGCGACTGCCCCACGATCTCGCTGCCTGAGGACGTCACCGGCCCGCCGGCGCAGGGCCAGGCCGTGACCGACCGCGGCGACCTCGACGACCGGGCGGACCTCGACGACCGCCCCGACCTGGACGACCCCGAGGCCCCGGCCCCGGCCCCGCCGTCGGCGTGAGCGCCACGCGCCTGCTCCTGCTGCGCCACGGCCGCACCGCCTGGAACGACGCGGCCCGCATCCAGGGCCAGGCCGACGCCCCGCTCGACGAGGTCGGCCACGCCCAGGCACGCGCCGTCGCGCCGGTGGTCGCCGCGATGCGGCCCGACGTGCTGTGGTCCAGCGACCTCTCGCGGGCGGCGGACACCGCGTCCTACCTCGCCCAGGCCGCGGGGCTCGTCCTCGTGCGCGACCGGCGGCTGCGCGAGACCGGGCTGGGGGAGCGGCAGGGCACGACGCACGCCGACTACGTCCGCGAGCACCCCGAGGAGTACGCCGCCTTCCGCGCCGGCGACTTCGACGTCGTGCCCGGCGGGGAGCGGGGCGCCGACGTGCGGGAGCGGATGGTGAGCGCCCTGCGCGACCTGCTCGACGCCGTGCCGGCGGGCGGGCTCGGCGTCGCCGTCACCCACGGCCACGCCGCCAAGCACGCGGTCGCGGGCCTCCTCGGCTGGCCGCCGGAGGCGCACCTGGGGCTGCACGGCCTCGACAACTGCGGCTGGGCACTGCTCGACCGCCCCAGCGGCGACGCCCCGCCCGGACCGCTGCGGCTGCGGGCGTGGAACCAGCACCTCGACGCCGTGCCCGACCCACGACCGGCCCCGCTGCCGACCCCCGATTTCGACTCGTCGGCGGGTTGTTGCTAGTGTTCCCGAGTCGTCAGGGCCCCCGGGCTCCGACGACCGGCTCGGGGCTGTGGCGCAGCTGGTAGCGCACCTGCATGGCATGCAGGGGGTCAGGGGTTCGAGTCCCCTCAGCTCCACCGAGACGACAGGCCGGTCACCGCACGCGGTGGCCGGCCTCTCGCGTCCTCGGAGCGGGACGCGCGGCTACCCTCGGCGCGTGCCCGCCGACCCGACCGCCGACCCCGCCCTGCCTGCCGCGCTGCCCACCTGGGACGACGCGGCCCGCCCCACCACCACGGCGTACGCCGAGGTCGACGCCGCCGCGCGGGCCCACGGCGACCACCTGCGGCTGATCCACGACGTGTACCGCGACGGCCTGCGCCGCGCCGCCGAGGTGCTCGGGCGCGTCGCCGACGGCACCGCGGAGGTGGGGGAGGCACGCTCCGCGCTGCACGACGTGGGGCTGCGCGCGGCCTACGACCAGCTCGGCTCCTTCTGCGGCCAGCTGTGCCGCGGCATCGAGGTGCACCACCGCATCGAGGACGCCCACCTCTACCCGGCGCTCCGCGCCGCCGACGAGGCGGAGCTCGGCGCGGTGCTCGACCGGCTCGTCGACGAGCACGACGTGGTGCACGCGCTGCTGCTGCACCTCGACGAGGCGTTGCTGCGCCTCGCGCGACCCGAGGCCGGCCCGGGCGACCTCGCGCACCTGCGGCACGGCTTCGACCACCTCGTGCGGCTGCTCGAGTCGCACTTCCGCTACGAGGAGGAGCAGCTCGGCGGCGCCCTCGGCGTGCACCGCGTGCCGGTCTGAGGGTGAGGCCCGGGTGAGGTGAGCCGGCGGCCGTTCGTGGGAACGTCCTTGCCGTGCACAACCTCACCGGGGCCGCGCTCGCCGCGGGCGACGCCGACCGGTCGCTGCGCCTCGACGCCGGCTGGGTCGACTACCTGCTGATCGGGCTCTACTTCGCCTTCGTGCTGGGCGTGGGCGTCCTGGCGCGCCGCTCGGTCTCGAGCAGCATCGACTTCTTCCTCTCCGGGCGCGCGCTGCCGGCGTGGGTGACGGGGCTGGCCTTCGTCTCGGCCAACCTGGGCGCGGTCGAGATCGTCGGGATGTCGGCCAACGGCGCCGACATCGGGCTGGCGACCATGCACTACTTCTGGGTCGGCGCCGTGCCCGCGATGCTCTTCCTCGGCGTCGTGATGATGCCGTTCTACTACGGCTCGAAGGTGCGCAGCGTCCCGGAGTTCATGCGGCGCCGCTTCGGCACGGGCGCCCACCTCGTCAACGCGCTCAGCTTCGCGGTGGCGCAGCTGCTCATCGCGGGCATCAACCTGTCGCTGCTCGCCGTGGTGCTGGAGGTGCTGCTCGGCTGGTCGCTCTACCTCAGCCTGGTGGTCGCCGCTGCGATCGTGCTGACCTACACCGCGCTGGGCGGGCTCTCGGCGGCGATCTACAACGAGGTGCTGCAGTTCTTCGTCATCGTCGCCGCCCTCGTGCCGCTCACCTTGCTGGCGCTCAACAGCGTGGGTGGCTGGAGCGGGCTGAAGGAGCGCGTGGCCGAGAGCCCCGGCGGCTCCGAGCAGCTCTCGACGTGGCCGGGCACGGCGCTCAGCGGCTTCGACAGCCCGATCCTCTCGGTCGTCGGCATCGTGCTCGGCCTCGGCTTCGTGCTGTCCTTCGGCTACTGGACGACCAACTTCGTCGAGGTCCAGCGGGCGATGGCGTCGAGCTCGATGTCGGCCGCGCGCCGGGCGCCGGTGATCGGCGCCTTCCCGAAGATGTTCATCCCCTTCGTGGTGGTCGTCCCGGGCATGATCGCCGCGGTCTCCGTGAGCGAGCTGGTCGACCTGAAGGCGGGGGAGGCCAACGGGGCGGAGTACGACGACGCGATCCTCTACCTGATGCGCGACCTGCTGCCCGACGGCATGCTCGGGGTCGCGATCGCCGGCCTGCTGGCCTCCTTCATGGCGGGCATGGCGGCCAACATCTCGGCCTTCAACACCGTCTTCTCCTACGACCTGTGGCAGCAGTACGTCGTGAAGGACCGGCCCGACGGCTACTACACGCGGGTGGGGCGCTGGGCCACCGTCGCCGCCACCGTGGCGGCCATCGGGACGGCGCGGCTCGCGGCGTCCTACGACAACATCATGGACTACCTCCAGACGCTCTTCGGCTTCTTCAACGCCCCCCTCTTCGCCACCTTCATCCTCGGCATGTTCTGGAAGCGGATGACGCCGACGGCCGGCTGGGCGGGGCTGGTGGCCGGCACGGCGTCGGCCATCGGCGTGTGGGTCCTGAGCGGCGACGTCACCGGCACCATCACCCTCGCGGGGCAGGGCGCGGCCTTCGTCGCGGCGGGGGTCGCCTTCGCCGTGGACATCGTCGTCAGCGTCGTCGTCAGCCTCGCCACCAGGCCCCGAGCGGAGTCCGAGCTGCGCGGCCTCGTCTGGTCGCTGACCCCGAAGGAGGACTTCCACGACCCGGAGGAGGCGACGCTGCCGTGGTGGCAGCGGCCCACCCGCCTCGCCGCGGTCGGCCTGGTCGTCGTCCTCGCCCTCAACGTCGCGTTCGCCTGAGGAGGCACCCGTGAGCAGCAGCGAGACCACCGGCGGCGCCGGGAGCGGGACGGGCGAGCGGGAGCCGCAGGCCCACCGGGCCGGGGCCTTCGACATCCGTGTCTTCATCGGCGCCCTGCTCGGCCTCTACGGCGCGATCCTCCTCGCCACGTCCGTCCTCGGCACGACCGAGGCGGAGCTCGAGAAGGCGGGCGGGGTCGACGTCAACCTGTGGACCGGCCTCGCGCTCCTCCTGGCCGCGGCCGCCTTCGTGGCGTGGGCGCGGCTGCGTCCCGTGGTCGTCCCGGCGGAGCCCGACGAAGCGGGCGAGGAGCCCTCTCCGCGCTAGCCTGCACCGTGCAACGACGTCGCCCCTGGCGTACGTCGAGGGTGCAGGACCGAGGGGCCGCCACGGGCGGTCGGGCAGGAGCAGCAGGGGTGTCACCGAGCGCAGGAGCGCGCAGCCCGCTGCCGGTCCTCGTCACCGCCGTCCTCGTGGTCGCGACCGCCCAGCAGCTGCTGATCCCGGTCATCGCGCCCCTCGCGCGCCAGGTGGGCCTCGCCGAGGTCTCGGTGGGCTTCGTGATGACCTGCGCGGCCCTCGTCTACGCCGTCACCAGCCCGCTGTGGGGGCGGGCCGTGGACCGCGTGGGCCACCGCCGGGTGCTCGTGGGCGGGCTGGTGCTCGCGCTGGCCGGGCTGGCCGGCTTCGCCGTCGTCAGCGACCTCGCGCTCGGCCGGCAGCTGCGCGGCGACCCCGCGATCGTCTCCCTCATGGTGCTGACCCGCAGCGTGCTCTTCGGCGCCGGCATGGGTGCGGTGCCGGTGGCCGCGATGTCGTGGGTCGCGGCCAACACGGCGACGACGAGCGAGCGGGTGGCGGGCCTGAGCCGCATCGGAGCGGTGCAGGGCCTCGCGATGGCGCTCGGCCCGGCCATCGGCGGCCTGCTGGCCGTGCTCGGGTTGCTGGCGCCCGTCTGGCTCGCCCCGGCGCTGGTCGTGCTGGTCCTCCTGGGCGTCCTCGTGGCCCTGCCGCGGCGCCCGCGTGCGGTGCCGGCCGTCGACGGCACGGGCGCGGCCGTCACGCCGCTGCCCCGGGTCGCGCTGCGGCCCTGGGACGCCCGGCTGTGGCCGGTGATGGTCGTCGGCTTCGGCATCTTCCTCAGCCTGGGGCTCACGGTGGTGCCCCTCGGCTTCCTGGTGCAGGACCGCCTCGGCGTGACCGGCACCGAGGCGGTCCGCGCCGCCGCGGTGGTCTCCTCCTGCGCCGGCATCGCGATGGTGGTGGTGCAGGGCCTCGTCGTCCCGCGGCTCGGCTGGGCGCCCTGGCGGCTGCTGCGCACCGGGGTGCCGGTCGCCGGGCTCGCCGTGCTGGGCCTCGTCGTCGCCGACACCCAGGTGTGGATGTGCGCGGCCATGGCGGGCGTCGCGGCGGGCGTCGGGCTCGCCGCCCCGGGCTACACCTCCTCGCCCACGCTGCTCGTCGGGCCCGACGAGCAGGGCTCGGTGGCGGGCCTGGTGCAGATGGTCACGGGTGCGACCTTCGTGCTCGGCCCGCTCAGCGGCTCCGCGCTCTACGCCGTGGCCCCGGAGCTGCCCTTCGTCGCCGCCGCCGTGATGTGCGGTCTCGGCACCGCCTTCGTGTGGGTGCGCCGCTCGCCGGTGCCGGCGGTCGCGGTCGGCGCCCCGGTGCCCGCGGCAGACCCCGAGGCCGCCCCCGCCACTGACCCCGAGGCCGACCCGACCGCCGCCACGCAGGCGGCGGCGACCGAGGAGGTCACGACCGCAGCCGCGGTCCGAACGTGAGGGAGAACGGGTCGGCCAGCAGGTGCAGCACGGGGCGGGCGCCGTCGAGCCAGCCCAGGGGACCGTCGGCCGGGAGCTCCCACGTCGCCGAGGCCCGTCGCACGCGCCCGCCCGCCCGGATGCGGGTCGCGACGGTCTCGCCGGCCAGGGTCTGCACGACCCGGCCGACCAGCGGCAGCGGCAGCCGGAGCGCCGGGCCGCGCGCCGCGGCGTACGTCGCGCGGGCCGCGACCCGGCCGTCGACCAGCGCCGCCGTGGTGGCGGCGCCGGCGCGGCCCGTCGGTGCGGCGGTGCCGTCCGGGAAGTCGGCGAGGTCCTTGGGGATGCCCCACAGCCCCCGGCCCCCGGCCAGGCTGACCTCGCTGTCGACCCAGATGTCGGTGATGCTGAGCGCGACGCCGCGCCCGTGCCGCGCGAGGACGCCGGCGAGGAGCTCGTGGTAGGCCATGAGTCCGGTCGGGGCGTAGTCGACGAACGCGGTGACGGCGAGGGCGCGGCCGCGCGCGACCAGCGGCCGGGCGCCGTCGGGCAGGGCCGGCACGCGCGCCGCGTCGACGCGCCAGGCACCGACCTGGCCGGTGCCCTCGAGGTCCCAGGGCTCGGGCGGGTAGGCGGTCACGACGAGACCTCCTCGGGGGTGCGGTGGACGACGTGCAGCGGCAGCAGCCGCAGGGCCGCCGGCGCGCCGGGCGGCACGACCGGCGCCCGCGGGGGCACCGGCGCGAGCCGCTCGTAGGGCGCGCCGAGCGGCGGCCGCGGGTCGCGCTCGCCCTTGTTGGGCCACAGTGCGGTCGCGCGCTCGGCCATCGCGGTGATGGTGAGCGAGGGGTTCACGCCGAGGTTGGCCGCGACGACGGAGCCGTCGACCACGTGCAGGCCGGGGTGGCCGTGCACGCGGTGGTAGGGGTCGACCACGCCGTGCTCCGCGTCGAGACCCACCGGGCAGCCGCCGGTGAAGTGCCCGGTGATCGGCACGTCGACGAGGTCGGTCACCCCGGCGCCGGCCACCCCGTCCATGTGGCGGGCGGCGCGGCGCGCGACGTCGTGCGCGGCCGGGATCCAGGTGGGGTTCGGCTCGCCGATGCCCTGCCGGGTCGTCATCCGCCGGCCCCAGGGACGCCGCACGGTGAAGGTGGTCAGCGAGTTGTCGAGGCTCTGCATCACCAGGAACGGCACGGTCTGCTGCGACCACCGGCGGGGGTCGTGCAGGCGCGGCAGGTCGCGCCGCTGCCGCCACAGCTCGCGCACTGCCAGGGCGAGCCGCGGCCGCCCCGGCTCGGGGTCGGTCAGGACCGCCATCATCAGGCCCATCGTGCCGGACCCCTTGCCGTAGCGGCACGGCTCGACGTGGGTGTCGCCGTCGACGTGCACGGAGGAGGTGATCGCCACGCCCTCGCTGTAGTCGACGTCGTCGCCGCGGGCGCGCACGCCCAGGATCTGCTCGGAGTTGGTGCGGGTGAGCTCGCCGAGGCGCGGCGAGAGGTGCGGCAGGCTGCCGCGGTCGCGCAACCGGTGGAGCAGCCGCTGGGTGCCGAGCGCGGCGGCGGAGAAGACCACGTGCTCGGCGGTGAAGGTGCGCCGGCCGGCCCCGCGGCGCCGGGCGGCGAGCCGGTCGGTGGGCCGCGTGGTCACGGCGTATCCGCCGCCCGGGAGCGGTCGCACGTCGGTGACCGTGGTGAGGGCGTGGACGACCGCCCCGGCACGCTCGGCGAGGTGGAGGTAGTTCTTGACCAGCGTGTTCTTCGCGCCATGGCGGCAGCCCGTCATGCACTCACCGCAGTGGCGGCAGGCGCGGCGCTCGGGCCCGACGCCGCCGAAGTAGGGGTCGGGCACGACCTCGCCGTCGGCCACGCCGTGGTCCTCGCCCAGGACGACGCCGACGTCGGTGGGGCCGAAGGTGTCCTCGACGCCGAGCTCCTCGGCGACCGCGCGCACGACGCGGTCGGCGGGGGTCGTGCGGGTGTACGTCGTGACGCCGAGCATGCGCCGCGCCTGGTCGTAGCAGGGGGCGAGCTCGTCGGCCCAGTCGGTGACGTGCGCCCAGTGCGGGTCGTCGAAGAAGGCGCGCGGCGGCTGGTAGAGCGTGTTGGCGTAGACCAGCGACCCGCCGCCGACCCCGGCGCCGCTGAGCACCAGCACGTTGCGCAGCAGGTCCACCCGCTGGATCCCGAGCAG
Proteins encoded:
- a CDS encoding electron transfer flavoprotein subunit beta/FixA family protein → MKYVPDSTGDRHFEDDGTVDRVGVEGLLSELDEYAVEQALQLKEKREGEDVTVIALCVGPEKATDAVRKALQMGADKGYLVSDEAIAGSDYLATSLVLAEAVKKVGETDGQVDLVMCGMASTDASGSVVPAMLAERLDLPQLTFAAVVESQGDQVRIKRDSDTATEVVGGTMPLVLSVTDQTGEARYPSFKGIMAAKKKPLETWSLADLGVEAEKVGLSVAWSAVEDTTARPPRTAGEIVTDEDGSGAKALTDFLAAKKFI
- a CDS encoding electron transfer flavoprotein subunit alpha/FixB family protein, whose protein sequence is MSEVLVVVDHVDGAVRKPTLELLALAKRIGEPAAVFFGSPDKGAEVASKLGQFGAEKVYVVDDAQIKGYLVAPKAEALQQLVEKTSPAAVLFVSGYEGKEVAGRLAIKLGAGIITDAVDVEAGPEGPVTTQSVFAGNYTVKAKVTHGTPLITVKPNSTSPEESGAAGTVEEFAATISDGAKKAQIVAQQPRKSSGRPELTEAAIVVSGGRGTGGNFEPVEGLADALGAAVGASRAAVDSGWMPHTFQVGQTGKTVSPQLYVANGISGAIQHRAGMQTSKTIVAVNKDEEAPIFELVDFGVVGDLHSVLPAATEQITARKG
- a CDS encoding type IV toxin-antitoxin system AbiEi family antitoxin domain-containing protein — protein: MDQADLVGLRALQSRQAGVVSRRQARDLGLGDVHVARQLRRREWARIHPGVFVDHTGPPTREQRAWAAVLAHAPAALSGWSSLRADGLFLDRDDGVVHVVVPAARRARPAPDVRVRRLGDWAAQVRDGLHPPRTRLEHAALTAASACRTDDAAAAVLGDVVQSRRTTGARLAATLATMTRLPRRALLAEVVGDVTAGARSALERRYLRDVERAHGLPEGARQVRTLDEASGAVTYCDVRYAYDVRVELDGRVGHDPAAAQWRDLERDLASAARGDLTLRARWGTVLTPCRLAAVVAGVLRCRGWQGSPRRCGPGCDVDLPG
- a CDS encoding glutamate-5-semialdehyde dehydrogenase, coding for MAETDGPDVLETARRAREASRALALATRQTKDAALHAMADALLAQAATVLAANAEDVARAEEAGTAAGIVDRLRLDDDRLAGMAQGLRDVAALPDPVGEVVRGGTLPNGLELRQLRVPFGVVGIIYEARPNVTADAAGLCLKSGNAVLLRGSSSARSSNAAVVAVLRDAVEGVGLPADVVQLVPGDTHDSVKALMRARGLVDVLVPRGGAGLIRSVVEESTVPVIETGVGNCHVYVDRAADLDKALAVVINAKTHRTSVCNAAETLLVHEDVAHQFLPVVIEALQERGVTIHGDDRFCEYDGVVPATDEDWAEEYLSLDLAAAVVGDLDEALEHVRRWSSQHSEAIVTEDQAAARRFVAEVDSAAVLVNASTRFTDGGEFGFGAEIGISTQKLHARGPMGLPELTSTKFVVTGDGHVR
- the nadD gene encoding nicotinate-nucleotide adenylyltransferase, producing the protein MGVMGGTFDPVHHGHLVAASEVQAWFGLDEVVFVPTGDPWQKSDRQVSAAEHRYLMTVVATASNPRFTVSRVDVDRAGPTYTIDTLRDLAAAMPDAELYFITGADALAEIFTWRDAAELFELANFVGCTRPGYTMDDATLAAIPADRVTMVEIPALAISSTDCRERTRRGEPVWYLVPDGVVQYIAKHDLYARS
- a CDS encoding histidine phosphatase family protein; protein product: MSATRLLLLRHGRTAWNDAARIQGQADAPLDEVGHAQARAVAPVVAAMRPDVLWSSDLSRAADTASYLAQAAGLVLVRDRRLRETGLGERQGTTHADYVREHPEEYAAFRAGDFDVVPGGERGADVRERMVSALRDLLDAVPAGGLGVAVTHGHAAKHAVAGLLGWPPEAHLGLHGLDNCGWALLDRPSGDAPPGPLRLRAWNQHLDAVPDPRPAPLPTPDFDSSAGCC
- a CDS encoding hemerythrin domain-containing protein gives rise to the protein MPADPTADPALPAALPTWDDAARPTTTAYAEVDAAARAHGDHLRLIHDVYRDGLRRAAEVLGRVADGTAEVGEARSALHDVGLRAAYDQLGSFCGQLCRGIEVHHRIEDAHLYPALRAADEAELGAVLDRLVDEHDVVHALLLHLDEALLRLARPEAGPGDLAHLRHGFDHLVRLLESHFRYEEEQLGGALGVHRVPV